A stretch of the Bacillus anthracis str. Vollum genome encodes the following:
- a CDS encoding DHA2 family efflux MFS transporter permease subunit, with the protein MSETLHKRKPPYVMLVILFIGAFVSFLNNSLLNVALPSIMKDLDIKDYSTIQWLSTGYMLVSGILIPASAFLITRFSNRSLFITSMMIFTLGTALAAVAPNFGLLLTGRMVQAAGSSVMGPLLMNIMLVSFPRGKRGTAMGIFGLVMITAPAIGPTLSGYIVEYYDWRLLFEMILPLAIISLLLGIWKSENVMRQNKNAKLDYLSLLLSSIGFGGLLYGFSSASSDGWTNKVVVTTLILGAIALIAFIIRQLKMNEPLLDLRVYKYPMFALASVIAIVNAVAMFSGMILTPAYVQNVRGISPLSSGLMMLPGAVIMGIMSPITGKLFDKYGPRILGIVGLSITAVSTYMLANLQLDSSHTHTILIYTLRMFGMAMVMMPLMTNGLNQLPTRLNPHGTAVNNTAQQVSGSIGTAILVTIMNSVTKTKAESLMAHVDPTSFTEATKIMLTQKALLSGIQHSFYVALGMNVVALLLVFFVKRVDTSPEAVERLNR; encoded by the coding sequence ATGAGTGAAACGTTACATAAAAGAAAACCACCATATGTAATGCTTGTAATCCTTTTTATTGGGGCATTTGTTTCATTTCTAAATAACTCGCTTTTAAATGTAGCCTTGCCATCAATAATGAAGGATTTAGACATTAAAGATTATTCAACGATCCAGTGGCTTTCTACAGGATATATGCTTGTAAGTGGTATATTAATTCCCGCATCAGCATTTTTAATAACACGCTTCTCCAATAGGAGCTTATTTATTACATCTATGATGATTTTTACTCTTGGTACGGCCTTAGCGGCTGTAGCACCGAACTTCGGTTTATTACTGACTGGCCGAATGGTTCAAGCAGCAGGTTCTTCAGTCATGGGGCCTTTGTTAATGAATATTATGCTAGTAAGCTTTCCGAGAGGAAAAAGGGGAACAGCAATGGGGATTTTTGGACTAGTTATGATTACAGCCCCAGCTATTGGACCGACATTATCAGGTTATATTGTAGAGTATTATGACTGGCGTTTGCTTTTTGAAATGATTTTACCGTTAGCAATCATTAGCTTACTGTTAGGGATTTGGAAATCAGAGAATGTCATGAGACAAAACAAAAATGCAAAACTTGATTATCTTTCATTACTATTATCTTCTATCGGTTTTGGCGGTTTATTATATGGGTTCAGTTCTGCAAGCTCCGATGGTTGGACGAATAAAGTTGTCGTAACAACCTTAATCCTAGGCGCTATTGCCCTTATTGCTTTCATTATCCGTCAATTAAAAATGAATGAACCGTTATTGGATTTACGTGTTTATAAGTACCCAATGTTTGCGCTTGCGTCTGTAATTGCGATTGTCAACGCAGTGGCCATGTTTTCGGGTATGATTTTAACACCAGCTTATGTACAAAACGTTCGCGGTATTTCACCGCTGAGCTCTGGGCTGATGATGCTTCCAGGTGCCGTAATAATGGGGATTATGTCACCAATTACAGGTAAACTATTTGATAAATATGGCCCTCGTATTCTTGGTATAGTAGGACTTTCCATTACAGCCGTTTCAACTTATATGCTAGCAAACCTACAACTCGACTCTAGTCACACACATACTATTCTTATTTACACACTGCGGATGTTTGGGATGGCGATGGTGATGATGCCGCTTATGACAAATGGCCTTAATCAATTGCCAACTCGCTTAAATCCGCACGGTACAGCTGTTAATAATACAGCTCAACAAGTATCCGGTTCAATTGGTACTGCTATTCTTGTTACCATTATGAATTCTGTAACAAAAACAAAAGCTGAAAGTTTAATGGCTCATGTAGATCCAACAAGCTTCACAGAAGCTACGAAGATAATGTTAACGCAGAAGGCTTTATTATCCGGAATTCAGCATTCATTCTATGTAGCACTTGGCATGAATGTCGTTGCGCTACTATTAGTTTTTTTCGTTAAACGTGTAGATACAAGCCCGGAAGCTGTTGAGAGGTTAAATCGATAG
- a CDS encoding PepSY domain-containing protein, whose protein sequence is MLKHKKKIMISVIAILVSGIAIVGGYYGMGYNYAKKNENYTEKQVREISLAHTNGEIMNVKKEFELEDDSLTQSTFEYEVEIKTPENLLNVLKVSARTGVIEIDNED, encoded by the coding sequence ATGTTAAAACATAAAAAGAAAATAATGATAAGTGTAATTGCTATTTTAGTAAGTGGTATTGCTATTGTTGGTGGATATTATGGTATGGGTTACAATTATGCAAAAAAGAATGAAAACTACACAGAGAAACAAGTTCGTGAAATTTCTTTAGCCCATACAAATGGAGAAATTATGAATGTGAAAAAAGAATTCGAATTAGAAGATGACAGCTTAACACAATCTACATTTGAATATGAAGTGGAAATTAAGACACCTGAGAATCTATTAAATGTTTTAAAAGTTAGTGCTAGAACAGGCGTAATAGAAATCGATAATGAGGATTAA
- a CDS encoding lipoprotein, which translates to MRKWMLIGAISCLLLTACSTQADNNTEVQQLKVENDKLQKEVAQLQQEPQKTLPAANDSKQIQDFKNEVSSIVEKANNTKPVGVKEDNLNTYLAVKKEIDQLDDKIDLSDNQLEADYRAGTITIEQYQTQEREHDILEDQLEQAENALEARFGIED; encoded by the coding sequence ATGAGAAAATGGATGCTGATTGGAGCAATTTCTTGTTTATTGTTAACAGCTTGTTCTACTCAAGCTGATAACAATACAGAAGTACAACAACTGAAAGTGGAAAATGATAAATTACAAAAAGAAGTTGCTCAACTACAACAAGAACCACAAAAAACACTACCTGCTGCGAATGATTCGAAGCAAATACAAGATTTCAAAAACGAAGTCTCATCTATTGTAGAAAAGGCAAATAACACGAAACCAGTTGGAGTAAAAGAAGATAACTTAAATACGTACTTAGCAGTCAAAAAAGAAATTGACCAATTAGATGACAAAATAGATTTATCTGATAATCAGCTAGAAGCAGATTATCGCGCTGGAACGATAACGATTGAACAATATCAAACGCAAGAAAGAGAACACGATATATTGGAAGATCAATTAGAGCAAGCAGAAAATGCACTGGAAGCAAGATTTGGAATAGAGGATTAA
- a CDS encoding response regulator transcription factor: MRVLIVEDEQDLQNILVKRLNAEHYSVDACGNGEDALDYINMATYDLIVLDIMIPGINGLQVLQKLRADNHTTSVLLLTAKDTIDDRVKGLDLGADDYLVKPFAFDELLARIRVLMRRKTGNTSNVFEIADLVVDCNMHKVTRGDQVITLSSKEFAILEYMIRNKEVVLTRDKIEQHVWNYDYEGGSNIIDVYVRYLRKKVDSQFETKLIHTVRGTGYVLRVES, encoded by the coding sequence ATGCGAGTTCTTATTGTCGAAGATGAACAAGACTTACAAAATATATTAGTAAAGCGATTAAATGCAGAACATTATAGTGTCGATGCATGCGGGAATGGAGAAGATGCCTTAGATTATATAAACATGGCTACCTACGATTTGATCGTGCTTGACATTATGATTCCCGGAATAAATGGTTTACAAGTATTACAAAAATTACGCGCGGACAATCATACAACTTCTGTCTTGCTTCTTACAGCTAAAGATACAATTGATGATCGCGTAAAAGGACTCGACTTAGGTGCGGACGATTATTTAGTAAAGCCGTTCGCTTTTGACGAACTGCTAGCAAGAATTCGAGTGTTAATGCGAAGAAAAACAGGAAATACATCTAATGTGTTTGAAATTGCTGACCTAGTGGTGGATTGCAATATGCATAAAGTAACAAGAGGAGACCAAGTTATTACTCTTTCCAGTAAAGAATTTGCTATTTTAGAATATATGATTCGTAATAAAGAAGTTGTGTTGACACGAGATAAAATTGAGCAACATGTGTGGAATTACGACTATGAAGGTGGCTCAAATATTATTGATGTTTACGTCCGCTATCTTCGAAAAAAAGTTGATAGCCAGTTTGAAACGAAGTTAATTCATACAGTAAGAGGAACTGGTTACGTATTGCGAGTAGAATCATGA
- a CDS encoding sensor histidine kinase, whose translation MKRLSIKMRVTLWYTGLIVIIMALVLAFILTSSDKVLLFNMKNQLKSTVKESVEDIEYKHGQLKMDDDFETFEDGVNIIIYNKQSELLAGNSPTSFNKKISLKSDEIQIIKDGNKEWIVYDFLHNADGGEQVWVRGIMTMSRLSSTMNTLIVLTLISFPLLILIAAVGGYFITQRAFRPVQQMSDSASKIGDGKDLSKRINLKGSPKDEMYHLAQTFDKMFERLETSFESEKQFTSDASHELRTPTSVIISQCEYALSQRNNPKEMEESLEVILKQSRKMSALISQLLLLARADQGNDNTFQFECINMSELTEIVVEELSLMVQEASIDITTHIEEDLFIKADQTLMMRLLMNLLTNAIAYSKANGTVHMQLFRDETNIIGKVSDNGIGISEQHITKIWDRFYRVDAARTSSNIGNTGLGLSMVKWIVELHGGEITVESGLGEGSTFTFKLPIEKQA comes from the coding sequence ATGAAAAGACTATCAATAAAAATGAGAGTAACCCTGTGGTATACGGGGCTAATTGTAATTATTATGGCACTCGTGTTAGCTTTTATTTTAACTTCTTCAGATAAAGTTTTGCTTTTTAATATGAAAAATCAATTGAAGAGCACAGTAAAAGAAAGCGTTGAAGATATCGAGTATAAGCATGGGCAATTAAAGATGGACGATGATTTTGAAACCTTTGAAGATGGAGTAAATATCATCATTTATAATAAACAAAGTGAGCTGCTGGCAGGTAATAGTCCAACAAGCTTTAATAAAAAGATATCGCTTAAATCCGATGAAATACAAATTATTAAAGACGGTAATAAAGAATGGATCGTATATGATTTTCTCCATAATGCAGACGGCGGTGAGCAAGTCTGGGTGCGTGGAATAATGACGATGAGCCGATTATCATCAACGATGAATACACTTATCGTATTAACACTGATCTCATTTCCATTACTTATTCTCATTGCGGCAGTGGGAGGATATTTTATTACGCAAAGAGCGTTTCGACCTGTGCAGCAAATGAGTGATTCAGCCAGTAAAATTGGTGATGGTAAAGACCTTTCGAAGAGAATTAATTTAAAAGGTTCACCGAAAGACGAAATGTATCATTTAGCACAAACTTTTGACAAAATGTTTGAGCGATTGGAGACATCATTTGAAAGTGAAAAACAATTTACATCTGACGCATCTCATGAATTAAGAACACCAACATCTGTTATTATTTCGCAATGCGAATACGCTTTATCCCAGAGAAATAATCCGAAAGAAATGGAAGAATCGTTAGAAGTAATTTTAAAGCAATCACGTAAAATGTCCGCGCTAATCTCACAACTCTTATTATTAGCAAGAGCTGACCAAGGAAATGATAATACTTTCCAATTTGAATGTATCAATATGAGTGAATTAACGGAAATCGTTGTAGAAGAACTTTCATTAATGGTTCAAGAAGCTTCGATTGATATAACAACTCATATAGAGGAAGACCTGTTTATAAAAGCAGATCAAACATTGATGATGCGTTTATTAATGAATTTATTAACGAATGCGATTGCTTATAGCAAAGCGAACGGAACTGTTCATATGCAACTGTTCCGTGACGAAACCAACATAATAGGTAAAGTCTCCGATAATGGCATAGGCATCAGTGAGCAACATATTACGAAAATTTGGGACCGCTTCTATCGAGTTGACGCAGCACGAACATCTTCAAACATTGGAAATACAGGTTTAGGATTGTCGATGGTAAAATGGATTGTCGAACTGCACGGAGGAGAAATAACAGTTGAAAGTGGATTAGGAGAAGGCAGTACTTTTACCTTTAAACTACCAATTGAAAAACAAGCATAG
- a CDS encoding L,D-transpeptidase family protein: MNNNTVNESVEEVEKKRVRSKKRFTNWKLIAAGGGVIALLIGGMSYYQATHFNSNVTINDTKVGGMSADEAIQKLKTSGLANKVYIDQQQILDEKETKTELTEKDLPQVKKLLKSQWTFFPSSKEKDYSLLPKKAEQYRSETMKKLVEEKLVSMNEKLKAPQDAMAKLEQGKIVISKSVDGKQYDVTSLLKDYDKQKHKSEIHLKSAYIQPIKENDPIIKKEEKALQNLLTQSVDYKVQNEVYSLKAKDLIQNASMSKDMKVTIDASEIKNKVAEINKDKSTLHKDFAFKTHSGSVISVKGQGYGWALDVEKETKQVGQAFEKGEKSLSASNIHGNGWEKEGIGYKTTSNNGIGDTYAEVSIADQQIWIYKDGKLVVTTNVVTGKHSTGEDTSPGVWYVLYKRTPYTLRGSAVGKADYAVKVDYWVPFTNSGQGFHDAGWRKDWGNNAYLTGGSGGCVNLLPNVAKTVYDSLNTYDPVIVY; encoded by the coding sequence ATGAATAACAATACAGTAAATGAATCAGTTGAAGAAGTTGAGAAAAAACGGGTAAGATCAAAAAAACGTTTTACAAATTGGAAGCTTATCGCAGCGGGTGGCGGTGTAATTGCACTTCTTATTGGGGGAATGAGTTATTATCAGGCAACTCACTTCAATTCAAATGTTACGATTAATGATACAAAAGTCGGTGGTATGAGCGCTGATGAGGCAATACAGAAATTAAAAACATCTGGACTAGCAAACAAAGTTTATATTGATCAACAACAAATTTTAGATGAAAAAGAGACAAAAACGGAACTGACGGAAAAAGATTTGCCGCAAGTTAAAAAACTATTAAAAAGCCAGTGGACATTTTTCCCTTCTTCAAAGGAAAAAGATTATTCATTGCTACCAAAAAAGGCAGAGCAGTATCGTAGTGAAACGATGAAAAAACTTGTAGAAGAAAAGCTCGTGTCTATGAATGAAAAATTAAAGGCACCTCAAGATGCTATGGCAAAGCTTGAACAAGGAAAAATTGTTATTTCGAAGAGCGTTGATGGAAAACAGTACGACGTTACGAGTCTACTAAAAGATTACGATAAGCAGAAGCATAAAAGCGAAATTCATTTAAAGTCTGCATACATACAGCCTATTAAAGAAAACGATCCGATTATCAAAAAAGAAGAGAAGGCATTACAGAATCTTCTTACGCAGTCTGTTGATTATAAAGTGCAAAATGAAGTGTATTCATTAAAAGCAAAAGATTTAATTCAAAATGCCTCTATGTCAAAAGATATGAAGGTGACAATCGATGCGAGCGAAATTAAGAATAAGGTTGCTGAAATTAATAAGGATAAATCTACATTACATAAAGACTTCGCTTTTAAAACACATTCTGGTTCGGTTATATCAGTAAAAGGTCAAGGATACGGATGGGCACTTGATGTTGAAAAAGAGACAAAGCAAGTTGGGCAAGCCTTTGAGAAAGGTGAAAAATCACTTTCTGCTTCTAATATTCACGGAAATGGTTGGGAGAAGGAAGGGATTGGTTATAAAACAACATCGAATAATGGCATTGGAGACACATATGCAGAAGTATCCATTGCAGACCAACAAATTTGGATTTATAAAGATGGCAAACTAGTCGTTACAACAAATGTAGTAACGGGTAAACATAGTACAGGTGAAGATACATCACCAGGTGTGTGGTACGTCCTATACAAACGAACACCATACACGCTAAGAGGTAGCGCAGTAGGGAAAGCTGATTATGCGGTTAAAGTAGACTACTGGGTTCCATTCACAAATAGCGGTCAAGGATTCCACGATGCTGGCTGGCGAAAAGACTGGGGAAATAATGCATATTTAACAGGGGGATCCGGTGGGTGTGTGAACCTTCTGCCTAATGTAGCAAAAACTGTATATGATAGTTTGAACACGTATGATCCAGTTATTGTGTACTAG